The window GGCGGGGTCCTGGTTCTGCGCGGCCAGGGTGGCAGTGCCGTCCTCGTTGCGCCAGGAGATCACCCGCCGCTCCCGGTGGGCCTCGGCGAACCGGCGCAGCGCCCAGTCGGGGTCGAGCTGGATCCCGAGTTTGCGGCACCGCGCCCCGATCTGCTCACTGGTCCACGGGCGCTCGGCGTCGATCGAGCAGTGCCCCAGGACCTCATCGATCACGGTGTTGGCGTGCTCATCGCTCATGTCCCGGACCCAGAAGTGGATGACCCGGGCCCGTTCGATGCTCAACTCGCCGGCGGTCATCGCGGCGTGCAGCTTGGGGAAGCGCCGCACGACGGCCCAGGCGAAGTCGAGCAGCTCGTTCGCGGTGTAGGCCGAGATCCGCAGCGCGGTGCGGACCTCATCGGCGCCCCAGCGGTCCGGGGCCGCCAGGCGCACGATCTCGTCCTCGGAATCCAGCCCCCGGGACCCGACCTCGGCCACCATGCCCAACCAGACCGCGTTCGCGGCGTTCAGTTGTCGTTGGCCGGCGCGCAGCACCGCGACCGACTCGGCCCCGGTCATCGACGCGCACTCGGCCTCACTCGGCGTCAGGCCGAGCGAGACCTGCCACGCACTCGGCGTGGGCGGCGGTGTCGCTGCTGCTGTCGATGTCCCCGTCATCACGATGAACCTAGCGGGCACCACCGACAGTCCATTATCGCCGGGATCGAGGCGCGGCGGCGTGGAGGAGCGGAGGAGCGGAGGAGCGGAATCCGCGGTGTCACAACGCCTCTGACGCCCCATCAACACCACGCGCCCCCGTTGGAGATGTCATCTCCAGTGGGTTGTGGATAACCCCGTCGAAAGGGTGATACCCCATTACTCGCGAGTAAGGGGTGTCACCCTTTCTTGACGGCGGACGCCGCGGACGCCGCGGGCGAAGCGGCGACGGCTCAGGACGATGCGCGCTGGACGAAGCCGCCGAGGGCGACGGAGTACTCGTTGGTCGCGGAGTCGAACCGGACGCTGTAGGTCGTCGGCCAGAGGCCGGTGCGCTGGTAGGCCTGCGGTTGCTTGATCGCCTCGTTCAGCGTGGGCTTCGTCAGCAACCACTCGCGCGTGATCATCGGTTCGATGAAGGTGACGGCTCCGTCGTAGGAGCCGTGAATCATCGTTTCGGTGAAGGTGTACTGCCCGGGCACCGGCGGCTCGGTGCCGTCCAGCCAGTGCAGCCCCATACCGGGGATCGTGTTGTCGACCGCGGTCCCGGGCGGGGCGACGAAGTCGGCGGCGATGTACTTCGCGTCCGGGATGTTCGCCGCCTTTGTGGCGAAGTCCGGTGCGGTGGGGACGATCTCCTTCACCGCAGCCTCGTCGGTCAGGTAGAAGTGGTAGTCGAAGTGGGGCTTGTCCCACACGCCCGGCGGCTCGTGCCCCTGCGGATTCCAGTAGAGCTCGACGTGGTCGAGCACGCCGGTGGCCACGTTCGTCGGGAAGCTGAGCACCATCCCGACCGGGTGCAGGTCCCCGTGCGTGTCCGAGGCGAGGCCCTCCAGCGCGGCGGCGGAGAACCGGACGCCCACCTCGACGGGCTGCCCGGCCGAGGAGGTGACGTACGTCCAGACCTTGCCGTTCCCGAGGGTCTGGCTCGGCCCGTCGCCGGCGGACACAACCGGGGCGGGGCTGTCCGCCGCAGCGGGGACGAGGCTCTCGAGATCGTCGTCATCGTCGTTGCCGCAGCCCGCCAGCACGAGCACTGCGGCGGCCGCCAGGGTGGCAGTGCGGTTCATGGGTCCTCACTTCGAAAGCAGTGGACGCTGCGGCGAACCTAGGCCGGTCCGTGACCGGCCGTCGTCCGTGTTGGCACGGATTCCGCGGTCGGCCCGGCGCTCGCGCGCAGGTGGGCGAGGACGGCGAGGACCCGGCGATGGGTCGCGGGGTCGGTCTCCAGCCCGAGCTTGCTGAAGATCCGGCTGGTGTGCGTCTCGACGGTGCGGGCGGTGACCATCAGCCGCTCCGCGATGCGGTCGTTCGAGTACCCCTGCGCGACAAGTGCCAGCACCTCGCGCTCCTTGGCGGTCAGGCGGTCGAGTGGGTCCGCGCGCCGCGGGGTCGCGAATACCGCCTCGACGACCTCGGCGTCGACGACCGTTCCGCCGGCCGCGATGCGGTGCAGCGCGTCGACCAGGTCGGTGGAGCGGGCGACGCGCTCCTTGAGCAGGTAGCCCACGCCGGTCCGGCCCTGCGCGAGCAGGTCGACCGCGTGGCGCGTCTCCACGTACTGCGAGAGCACGAGCACGCCCAGATCCGGATAGGCCCGCTTGAGTTCGACGGCGGCCGCCAGCCCCTCGGTGGTCCGCGTCGGCGGCATCCGGACGTCGAGGATCGCGACGTCCGGCCGCTCCACACCGACCGCGGCCAGCAGGCCCGTGGCGTCGGGGAACTGGGCCACGACGTGGACCCCGTCGGCGGTCAGCAGGCGGGCGATGCCCTCCCGGACCAGGCCCGCGTCGTCGGCGAGCATCACCCGCACGGAGCACCGCCGATTGTCATGGCGACCCGAGCAGGAACATCGGGCCGGAGATTGTCGCGTAGCGCCGACGACGGAGAGCGTGCTCGTCCTCGACGATGCCGCGGATCTCCTCGACGACCTCGCGCGCGATGCCGAGGCCGGCGGCCCCGTCAGTGATCCGGTCGTGCTCCTCGGTGGTGAGGGCTCCGTCGGACGCGCACAGCCGCAGTGCGTCGTGCACCATCCCGCGCACCGTCAGTTGCATGCTCGGCAGCGCACCGACGTCCTCGATCCGGTCGGTGTCGTCGTAGTTGCGGACCGCGTCGAGCACCCAGTCCGCGTCCCCGCAGGCGGCGCGGTAGCCGTCGTACCAGTCCCGCTCCCGCTCGGTGAGCACGGCGCGACCGCCGGCACAGAGCAGCGTCCCCTTCGCGAAATTCAGGTTGTCCTCGTCGGTGATCTGCAGATAGACCTCGGCGGGGATCTCCCAGTTCTCCCACCCCATCCACCGGATCGCGGCGAGGTGCCGCGCCGGCCGGCCGGGGGCCTCGGTGAGGACGACCGGGAGCCACGCCGCAACGGTCGTGCCGTGGTCGGGCGGGCTCTCGACCGCGAACCGGCCTCCGAGGGCACTGATTCGGTCGGCCAGACCCTCCAGCCCTGAGCCGGCGGCCGGGACGGCGCCGCCGCATCCGTCGTCGGCGACCGACACGACCAGCGCGTCGTCCACGATCGCCGCCCGAACGGTCACGCCGGTGGCCTGCGCGTGCTTGCGGGTGTTGGCCAGCGCCTCGGCGACGCAGTAGTAGGCGGCGACCTCGACGGCGTCGGGCAGGCGGGTCGGAACGTCCACCGCCAGGTCGACGGGCAGCACCGATCGTTCCGCCAGCGACTCCAGCGCGCCCGGGAGGCCGGCCTCGGACACGATCGCGGGGTGGACTCCTCGGGCGAGCCGGCGGAGGTCGTCGAGCGCGTCGTGGAGCTCGTGGAGCGCGTCTTCGAGCAGGTGGGCCACCGCGGGGTCGAGCTTCTCCCGCTCCGCCAGACGCAGCGTCAGGGCCAGTCCGACGAGCCGCTGTTGGGCACCGTCGTGCAGGTTGCGCTCGACGCGCTGCCGCTCGCGGTCCGCCGCCTGGACCAGCCGGGTCCGCGACGCCTGGACGTCGCCGAGCTGGTCGCGCAGCTCCGCCCGCAGCCGCTCGTTCTCGATCGCGAGGGAGGCGGCCTCCACGGCGGCCCGCAGCCGCTCGGCGTCGCGCGCCAGCCCGGGTGGGTGCAGCAGCGCGGCGATCGGCTTGCCGTCCCGCTCGATCGGCGTCCGCATCCGCCCGTTCTCGGGGTGGGAGCCCAGCGCGTCGAGGAAGGCGGCGCTGCCGACCCGGGTGTAGATCACCTCGACGGTCGGATCCACCGGGGTGCGCCGTGCCGCATCGCGCAGCAGCGATACGGCCTCCTTGACCAGGCGCGCCCGGGCGGTCGTCATCGCCGGCTGGGAGGACCGTTCGGGACGAGCTCGAGGATCGCCCCCAGCGACAACTGATCCTTGGGGAGATACCCGGCCGCCAGCCCCGCGGCGAGGCGGCGGCCGTGAGCCGCGTCGCGCGTCGAGATCAGGATGACCACGGCCTCAGACTCCTCCGTCTGCAGCCGCCGCGCCACTTCCCGGCCGTCGATGTCCGGCAGATTCATGTCGAGCAGGATGACCTCGGGGCGCCATTGGGCAGCCGCGGCTGCCACGTCGAGGCCGTTGTCCACCTCCGCCACGACCTCGACGCCGTCGGCCGCGAGCGCTCGGCACGCCGCCGCCCGGAAGCGCTCGTCGTCGTCGACGAGCAGGACGCGCAACCCCATCGGGTCATCGTGGTCGGCCCGTCCGGCCCATGCATCCGTGCCCGCACGGACCACCCACCGGCGTGCGATAACCTCTCCGGGTTCCCGAGCCCCCGTAGCTCAGGGGATAGAGCATCGGCCTCCGGAGCCGGGTGCGCAGGTTCGAATCCTGCCGGGGGCACAATATTTATGCAGGTCAGAGTCATATTGCTTCCCTCGTAACCGTGTTCGTGCCCTCCATGTGCCCTAGAACGGTTCAGTTCGGTTCACTCTGATGACGCGTTGTTCGCGCCGCTTGGGTAGGTCTCCTGGCTCCCCACCGAGAATCGGCGCGTGGGCCCCGGGCGTCTGTCAGAGCGCGTCGCGCACCGTAGGGATGGGGCGAAGCAGAGCGAGTGCGTCGCTGCGGCGAATCCTGACAAGCTTTCCGCCCAGCTTGTAGGCGGGTAGTTCGCCGGAGGCGATCAGCTTCTCCACGAACCGGTCGGTCGTGCCGTACAACTCGGCGATCTCCTGCTTCGTCAGCAGCGGGTCTGGCTCAAGCTCACTTCCGCTGTTGCGGTCTCGCGCCTTACTCACGGGGTCCCCCTCTGGGCTCTGTTCGCTGGTCGACAGGCGGGTATGGCGCCGATCGGAGGTGCCCGGCAGCCTCGAGGCCGTGCAGTCGAGAGGTCGGGGATCATCGCGTGATACCGCCGGCGTTCGGTGGTCGGTCCGGCGGGTGGATCCGAGCGGCCGACCGTGTACGGGGAGCGTGTGAGGTCTGCCACTGATCGATGCGGTGGGGAGGGTGGATGTGCGCAGCCTGACGCCGGCGCCACGCGCTCATCGCCGAAGTGTCGGAGCTTGGCGACCGCAGAACCGCTTCGAGAATTTGCCGTGCAGTTAGGTCGTCGGTCGGCACGTGCTCTGCCGCGGCCGCATCCGTCGCGATGTAGGCGTGGTTAGCGTGGCGGCCGCGGGTGAGGCCGACGTAGAGGGCTTCCCGGCTCATGCGGGCGTCGGCGATGAGGTGCCCGCTGTCGGCGGTGGCGCCTTGGGCACGGTGGATGGTGGAGGCGTAGCCGAGTTCGACGTGATCGCGAACGTAGTGAGCGGGCAGGCGAACCAAACCTTGGGCTGACCCGCCGGCAGAGGCTGTCGGTGCCACGTCGAGGGCTCCGTCATGATGGACGGCGATGACGTGCCATTGGTCGCCGTTGCGGACGTATCCACCGCCGGGGCGCTGAAGGTGACGCTGGTTGCGCCGGGTGAAGACGACGTCGCCCTGGGCCGCCGATGTGCCGTCGTGGAGCCGGACTTCGCGTCCTAAGTCGACGTACCCGGCGCGGACACGGTCGGTGCGGGCGCGGGTGTTCAGTGCGGTGACGGTGGCGTGATCAGAGGCGAGGAGAAGGCTGTGCCGTCCGGCGGTGATGTCGGTGGCCCAGGCGCGGTAGGCGGCCTCGATCATGGCTTCGGTCGGGCCGTCGTGCAGCCGCCCGTGGGCGGTGTAGGCGTCGAGGCAGGCGGGGTCGCCGACGCGCAGCTGGCGGGTGGCGGTGGCTTCCCAGACGTGGGTGAATCGGTGGAGGGTGTCGAGTTCGACGGTGTGGCCTTCGCCGGCGAGTAGGGCGAACGCGCCGCCGGCGTCGACGGCGCCGAGCTGGGCGTGGTCTCCGATCAGGACGACCTTCGCGCCCGCGGCGCCGGCCTGGGTGATGAGGTGGTCGAGGTCGGTGGTGGCGGTCATGGCGGCCTCGTCGATCAGCACGAGCTGCCCGGCGCGGAAGCGCCACCGTTCACCGGCCGCGGCGCCAGCACCCGTGTCGGCGGCGGATCCGGAGACGACGCCGGGCTGGGAGTGGTGGATCCATTTGGCGACGGTCTCGGCCGGAATCCGCAGCGCCAGACCGAGTTGTGCGGCGGCGGTGGCGGAGGGAGCGAGCCCGATCACCGATCCGGCGCCATGGGCGTACTCCCATGCGCCCCGGACGAGGGCCAAGGTCGTTGTCTTGCCGCTGCCAGCCGGCCCGACCAAAACGTCGAGACGACGCGCGGACGCGATGATCGTCGTGGCTGCGGCGAGTTGCTCGGCTGAGATCCGGCGCGTGCCGGGCATGGGCCGCGCCGCGGTCGCGTGGAGCGGGCCGGGATCCGCAGTCGGGGCGGTGGTGTCGTCGTGGGCGGCGAGCAGTCGCGCTTCCGCGGCGAGGATCTCCCACGTGGTGTAGGCGGGCTCGGGCGCGTCTGCATCCGGACGTACCACCTGAGGCGCTTCGCCCGCCTGCTGTAGGCCGTTGCGACGCGCGCCTGCTGCGGCGGTCGCGGTGGTCGGCGTGGATGTGACACCGTCCGTCGCGGTGGTCATCAGGGCCGAGCCGGTCGCTGGTGGGTCGAGCGCGACGCACCGCTCCAGCGCGGCGGTCACGACCCGGTCGAGCAGCGCAATCCGAGTGGCGGGGTCGGGCTGGCGCAGGGCGCGGGTTGCGCGCGCAGCCTGAGCGAGCAGGTTCGCGTGGGTCCAGGTTGCCCGCCGGGTGGACACGCCGGCGACGGTGGCGTCGGCGTAGCGGGCCAGGAGCGCGCCGGAGACGTCGACTGGAGGGGGTGTGGGGTCGGTTGTCAGGATGCTTGCCCCGCCGCCGTCGGTGCTGGTCAGGGCGCCGCGGACGATCGCTTCGGCCGGTTGCCCGGTCACGGTTTCGGCGGTTGCCCGCCACCGCTGCCGGAGCTGGGCAAGCGCGGTGACGTGCTTGTCCGGGCGGGTGGCGAGGGTGGCCTGCTGGCGTAGCCGCACGACCTCGACGCGGTTGGGTTCGCGGCCGTGGGTGTCGGTGAACGCCGCGACCAGGTCCTGCAGATGCACTCCGATGGCCTGGGAGCGGGAAGAGAAGGCGTGCAGGAGTGGGTCGGGGATGCCTTCGATCTCGAAGGCCGGGGTGCGGCGGGGTCCGCGGTCGCGGTAGCCGAAGCGGACTGCCAACCGGGTGGCAAGGGTGTCGGCAATCGTGGAGTCGTAGATCTCCGAGCACGCGACCGCTGCGGCGAAGAGGACTTGGCCGTCGATGGCTCGCCAGCGCCCGTCTGGGCCCTGGACCTTGTTGGCGAGAACCAGGTGGGTGTGCAGGTTCGGATCGCCGGCGCGGGTGTCCCAGTGATCGAACGCCGCGGCGACCGCGCCCCGGGCCGGGACGCGGATCTTCGACCCCTCGCCGATACGGGTGTGCAGGAACCGCTCCTCGATCAGGCCCAGCACGGCGGCGACCGCGTCCCGGTGGGCGTCTTCGACCGCTCGACGGACGGCGGCGTCGCCGAGGGCCCACAGCACCGACACCGACTTCGGGACAGTGAAGGTCAGGTCGTAGCCGGCGACCGCGGACCGCTGCGGACGGGCCCTCTCCTGGGACTCGATCTCCGCGACCGCTGCCGCGTGCTCTGCGGCGGACAGGTTCTGCGGCAACCGGGCAACGCGCTCACCGATCCGCTCCTCGACCGTCTTGAACTTCGGGTAGGACAGCCCGAGGCGCCCGCCGGTGATCGGGTCGTGCCCGGACCCGAACAACCGGCCCATCGCCTCCTCGGTCACCAGCGTGCCAGGCGTGATGTCGGTGCCGTCGCCGGTGCCGAGGCCGGGTAGCCCGGCGCCGGTCCACCGGCCCGGCGGCAGCCCGGTCGCGGCGTAGTAGTCGACCAGCGCCTGACCAGGCTCGCGCGCGATGTCCCCGGTGGCGGTGTGGCGCAGCAAATACCGGTAGCCCGACCCGGCGGACATGACCGCCAGCGACATCACCGTGGCCACCCCACCCGGTGTTCACCCGCGCCTGCGGGGACGCCGGACCGCCCGGCGTCACCCTCTATGTGGGTGACTTGGGCATACGTAACCTGTCCGGTCGAGTTTCGCCGCGCTCGTCGCACGTTGTCCTGTGTGCGCGTTCAACGCCAGATTCGCGGCCGCCGCAGGCCCCGGCTCGGCACGAGCAAGAGGAGTGGCTCGCTGGCGATCTTGCGATCGCTTGGCCGTAGGGATTGAATGCGCGTGTGCCGTCCGGTGGACGTCGTCATTACTTTGATGCTGCGGGTACAGCTCGCAGATGAGTGTGAGCGCGGCGACCGTTGGGTGAGCCGGATTGCTGCCATAGAGCGCGTGGACCTGTATCCACTGGCTGAGGTCGCTACCGGACGGCACGCTCCGCCCTGTCCGCGCGCAGCGCGAACACGGCGGAGCCCGCCCTGGGTCACGCTGGAATCGCGCCTGATGCGGCGTCAGCGCACCCTTCGGGCGCGCTCTGGCTGCTGCGCGGTGGTCGGTGTCATTCAGGACCAGTAATCGTTTGGCGCTCTTCGATCGCCTGTGTCGGGGCCTGAGAATTGGCGGTCAGCTGCGGGTCGCTGGTGGTGGCGGTCGGGGCGATCATGGCGGGGTGTCGCCCGGCGACGTCGCTGCACTCTGGTGCTGTGGTTCGAGCCCGCAGAGCGAGTATGGCGTGGGGTCCTCGGGTGCGTCGGATTGTTGCCATCGAGCACGCGGGCCTGTGTCCATTCGCAGAGGGCCCTGCGGGCGGCACGCCGACCGCGCCGGCCGGCGCGGCCGTCGGAACCTCGGTGGAGGTGAACGGCGTGGACGTGGTGGTGGACCGGGTCGCCGGACTGGACATCGGCAAGGACTCGGTGACGGTGTGCGTGCGGGTGCCGGGGACGGGTGCCCGGCGCGTCAGTGAGACCCGCACCTATTCGACGATGACCCGTCAGATCCAGCGGATGGCGGAGTGGCTGGATGAGTGCGGGGTGGAGCTGGCGGCGATGGAATCGACCGCGACGTATTGGAAGCCGGTGTTCTACTGCCTGGAAGAACACACCGAGACCTGGCTGCTCAACGCCGCCCACATCAAGGCCGTGCCCGGACGCAAGTCCGATGTCCGGGACTCGGAGTGGATCGCGCGCCTGGTCGAGCACGGGCTGGTCTCCCCGTCGTTCGTTCCGCCCCCGGAGATCCGCCGCTTGCGGAACCTGACCCGCTACCGCCTGCAGTTGACGGGCGACCGAACCCGGGAAGCCACCCGGGTGGAAAAGTTGCTCGAGGATGCCTCGATCAAGCTCTCCGCGGTGGTCTCAAATATCGCCGGGGTCTCGGCGCGGGACATGCTCGACGCGCTAGTGGCTGGGGAGCGGGACCCGGCGGTCCTGGCGGATCTGGCGCAGAAACGGCTGCGGGTCAAGATCCCGGCCCTGACCGAGTCACTGACCGGGCACTTCGATGACCATCACGCGCTCCTGATCGGCGGGATGCTCGAACGGCTGCGCCAGGCCGAGGCCTCCCTCGCCCAGGCCGACGCGCAGATCTTGGCCGAGATCGCACCCTGGCAGCACGAGTACGAACTGCTGCAGACGATGCCGGGGATCGGGCCCAAGACCGCGCAGATCTTCATCGCCGAGACAGGCGCGGACATGTCCCGCTTCCCGAGCGCGGCGCATCTGGCGGCCTGGGTCGGGGTCGCGCCCTCGGTGCACGAGTCCGCCGGGAGGTCCTGGTCGATGGGATCGCGCAAGGGCAACAAGTGGTTGTGCTCGGCGATGGTCGAGGCGGCTGGATCCGCTTCCCGGATGAAGACCAACTATCTGGGCGCGCAGTTCCGTCACCTGGCCCCGCGCCGTGGCATCAAGCGGGCGATCATGGCCGTCGCGCACTCGATGGTGGTCTCGGCCTACTACATGCTCGAACGTGATGAGCCCTACCGCGACCTCGGGTCGGACTACTTCACCCGGCCCGTCGACCCGCAGGTCCAGACCCGCCGGCTGGTGGCGCAGCTCGAACGCCTCGGCCACTCCGTCTCACT of the Sporichthya polymorpha DSM 43042 genome contains:
- a CDS encoding helix-turn-helix domain-containing protein, producing the protein MSKARDRNSGSELEPDPLLTKQEIAELYGTTDRFVEKLIASGELPAYKLGGKLVRIRRSDALALLRPIPTVRDAL
- a CDS encoding histidine kinase — its product is MTTARARLVKEAVSLLRDAARRTPVDPTVEVIYTRVGSAAFLDALGSHPENGRMRTPIERDGKPIAALLHPPGLARDAERLRAAVEAASLAIENERLRAELRDQLGDVQASRTRLVQAADRERQRVERNLHDGAQQRLVGLALTLRLAEREKLDPAVAHLLEDALHELHDALDDLRRLARGVHPAIVSEAGLPGALESLAERSVLPVDLAVDVPTRLPDAVEVAAYYCVAEALANTRKHAQATGVTVRAAIVDDALVVSVADDGCGGAVPAAGSGLEGLADRISALGGRFAVESPPDHGTTVAAWLPVVLTEAPGRPARHLAAIRWMGWENWEIPAEVYLQITDEDNLNFAKGTLLCAGGRAVLTERERDWYDGYRAACGDADWVLDAVRNYDDTDRIEDVGALPSMQLTVRGMVHDALRLCASDGALTTEEHDRITDGAAGLGIAREVVEEIRGIVEDEHALRRRRYATISGPMFLLGSP
- a CDS encoding DUF5602 domain-containing protein; translation: MNRTATLAAAAVLVLAGCGNDDDDDLESLVPAAADSPAPVVSAGDGPSQTLGNGKVWTYVTSSAGQPVEVGVRFSAAALEGLASDTHGDLHPVGMVLSFPTNVATGVLDHVELYWNPQGHEPPGVWDKPHFDYHFYLTDEAAVKEIVPTAPDFATKAANIPDAKYIAADFVAPPGTAVDNTIPGMGLHWLDGTEPPVPGQYTFTETMIHGSYDGAVTFIEPMITREWLLTKPTLNEAIKQPQAYQRTGLWPTTYSVRFDSATNEYSVALGGFVQRASS
- a CDS encoding response regulator transcription factor, with amino-acid sequence MGLRVLLVDDDERFRAAACRALAADGVEVVAEVDNGLDVAAAAAQWRPEVILLDMNLPDIDGREVARRLQTEESEAVVILISTRDAAHGRRLAAGLAAGYLPKDQLSLGAILELVPNGPPSRR
- a CDS encoding IS110 family transposase, with translation MDVVVDRVAGLDIGKDSVTVCVRVPGTGARRVSETRTYSTMTRQIQRMAEWLDECGVELAAMESTATYWKPVFYCLEEHTETWLLNAAHIKAVPGRKSDVRDSEWIARLVEHGLVSPSFVPPPEIRRLRNLTRYRLQLTGDRTREATRVEKLLEDASIKLSAVVSNIAGVSARDMLDALVAGERDPAVLADLAQKRLRVKIPALTESLTGHFDDHHALLIGGMLERLRQAEASLAQADAQILAEIAPWQHEYELLQTMPGIGPKTAQIFIAETGADMSRFPSAAHLAAWVGVAPSVHESAGRSWSMGSRKGNKWLCSAMVEAAGSASRMKTNYLGAQFRHLAPRRGIKRAIMAVAHSMVVSAYYMLERDEPYRDLGSDYFTRPVDPQVQTRRLVAQLERLGHSVSLQPAS
- the mobF gene encoding MobF family relaxase: MATVMSLAVMSAGSGYRYLLRHTATGDIAREPGQALVDYYAATGLPPGRWTGAGLPGLGTGDGTDITPGTLVTEEAMGRLFGSGHDPITGGRLGLSYPKFKTVEERIGERVARLPQNLSAAEHAAAVAEIESQERARPQRSAVAGYDLTFTVPKSVSVLWALGDAAVRRAVEDAHRDAVAAVLGLIEERFLHTRIGEGSKIRVPARGAVAAAFDHWDTRAGDPNLHTHLVLANKVQGPDGRWRAIDGQVLFAAAVACSEIYDSTIADTLATRLAVRFGYRDRGPRRTPAFEIEGIPDPLLHAFSSRSQAIGVHLQDLVAAFTDTHGREPNRVEVVRLRQQATLATRPDKHVTALAQLRQRWRATAETVTGQPAEAIVRGALTSTDGGGASILTTDPTPPPVDVSGALLARYADATVAGVSTRRATWTHANLLAQAARATRALRQPDPATRIALLDRVVTAALERCVALDPPATGSALMTTATDGVTSTPTTATAAAGARRNGLQQAGEAPQVVRPDADAPEPAYTTWEILAAEARLLAAHDDTTAPTADPGPLHATAARPMPGTRRISAEQLAAATTIIASARRLDVLVGPAGSGKTTTLALVRGAWEYAHGAGSVIGLAPSATAAAQLGLALRIPAETVAKWIHHSQPGVVSGSAADTGAGAAAGERWRFRAGQLVLIDEAAMTATTDLDHLITQAGAAGAKVVLIGDHAQLGAVDAGGAFALLAGEGHTVELDTLHRFTHVWEATATRQLRVGDPACLDAYTAHGRLHDGPTEAMIEAAYRAWATDITAGRHSLLLASDHATVTALNTRARTDRVRAGYVDLGREVRLHDGTSAAQGDVVFTRRNQRHLQRPGGGYVRNGDQWHVIAVHHDGALDVAPTASAGGSAQGLVRLPAHYVRDHVELGYASTIHRAQGATADSGHLIADARMSREALYVGLTRGRHANHAYIATDAAAAEHVPTDDLTARQILEAVLRSPSSDTSAMSAWRRRQAAHIHPPHRIDQWQTSHAPRTRSAARIHPPDRPPNAGGITR
- a CDS encoding response regulator transcription factor: MLADDAGLVREGIARLLTADGVHVVAQFPDATGLLAAVGVERPDVAILDVRMPPTRTTEGLAAAVELKRAYPDLGVLVLSQYVETRHAVDLLAQGRTGVGYLLKERVARSTDLVDALHRIAAGGTVVDAEVVEAVFATPRRADPLDRLTAKEREVLALVAQGYSNDRIAERLMVTARTVETHTSRIFSKLGLETDPATHRRVLAVLAHLRASAGPTAESVPTRTTAGHGPA